One stretch of Roseimicrobium sp. ORNL1 DNA includes these proteins:
- a CDS encoding autotransporter-associated beta strand repeat-containing protein, producing the protein MPPFLMRPTTTRATLAILGALLSVSALPAQDVYTGATDATWSNNGNWLDGSEPTLTDAVQFPSLIPGTGAAITLSAGELAASLSFLNSYQLTGGDLTLAAATSINVAPTFTASIGSTLAGAGTSLTKSGNGTLVLTGANTFIGALNITAGVVNAQNNAALGTSAGGTSVTAGAALELQNNITITGEALALNGTGIGNTGGLRNISGTNSFTGTVTLGSAASIISDSGTLTLSAVSTAFATTIGGGGDINITGTFSGAGTWNKVGTGTLTITADPSITGLLTIDSGLVVLNHSGTTEFGMTINSGGTLRTLTASLGDTTSDMTINAGGTFDFRSGSDTMGGLSGTGAGLVTRGVAGAATLTVNNGNETTSFSGVIENGAGTINITKNGTGVLTLTGTNTYTGTTTVGTGGIVINGPNGAIASTVINIGDNNGGGESMVWGAVGDVVAGTLNRISDSANVTLNGTTSGGLTMNGPAATSGGNEEVIGTLTASAGRNTLTLVAGTGNSTQLTATNFVRTNAGVLVVRGADLGGTAVGSTRLVVSTNPNNLLTGAGGGDGTTSKSIIRYMLGDSSTTGSGSGFVTYDSVTGVRLLTAGEYDSTIAGTNQPLRNVSTTGETVTADESINSLRITGGGTVSIGAGNYVRVASGAVLLVGNGVSGGTISGAGALDFGSTEGIITLSQNTSAVTAELNATLAGTAGLTLSRSSDVTTSIINVGGVNTAIGTFTVNQGTVVLTSAAALNDKYPMTVILRTGAALQLNGNNVTIRDLQGTSGSGTYSNGAAGAATLTTYLTGNRSLQTVLANGGTGALNLIVSSGVGQTNTLTIDADASATGTAEVRQGILLLTGSNGTLNDFTGYSINGGTIRLTSTSSANNTNRLRDATGITFNSGTLDFDNNATAANYAETVGAVTLASGANAITVDKAASGQTSVLTLTSLSRAAGSGATLNISSQTNGTAIFDLGTTTQSRLVINGTVPNDDGILGGWATIDSALGREFVKYVASGTISATALVAGDYSVLTSGSNPTQNVKVSATPGAALASNTEINSLNIQQASATTLDLGGNTLRVESGGIIVSGAFNATINNGTLTAGNGANTAGELIFHTVGPVANPVDVNAVIADNGTGVVTLVKTGVGLLDLSGVTNTYTGRTYINGGTLRISSDANLGTAPGAAVADSLVLSGGSTLEVIANMTLNANRGIAVGPGANIISMSSGTAGNGRTLTYNGAISSTGGGEGSLHFKSNVATGSTDAGKLTATLSSVNLTGSLRVDAGSVTVTGATTNIGRSLQVGMDGTATMTYNSAGGSLTVGKGINDTLDIGVSSSDVLNTDGTLDLTALNNFTARVDLVRIGRASTNFSGRGTLRLAVNNDIVAGTSFIVGDTANAGNNVNNILEFGQGINTITTRTFTVGGNKSRATATVRAGGTVNLKGFAENTLDMNVGVYGNTGTASLTSTFDMTGGTLNASLNNLVIGQKTGGAAGGTTGIFTVTGTGNDITANNMVLGNVTGNNTSATSATAGTLNFGGGSLVVNNDIAMATYVNNTATPNQPTSAGTLNITGGVVTVGGNITRTVDAGFETRANSFIHVNGGTLDMQDETNGDTTKGNIAVSQLAFRSGSMVDVGTVTLAATSSTLGTVPGAVAGDALILGSNLTASFDVELTGATGGNIHYVNTGSGATTLDGDVDLGTVNRIINVENTTLQGYELFINGVISNAAAITKQGTGTLALRGDNTYTGTTTVSAGTLQVGYMGTGSTGTGATTVNSGATLGGTGTVKGALVTHNINGNLSPGDLSEITGMENVSTFGILKFEGNVIVGSSAVLTLHMGGGTTPGVNYDQITGLTAGATFVLDGTINTADGSDNFLALPIYTPSFGETWHLIDWTTSLDLTSFNVGTNFRTGADAAGNEGDLDLPNLTPYGLFWDVSNFANDGTVSIVPEPSRMLLLLAGVMGLVMRRRRKTAVMA; encoded by the coding sequence ATGCCCCCCTTCCTCATGCGCCCCACCACCACCCGCGCCACCCTGGCCATTCTCGGCGCTTTGCTGAGTGTCAGCGCCCTTCCGGCCCAGGACGTCTATACCGGGGCCACGGACGCGACTTGGAGCAACAACGGCAACTGGCTGGACGGTTCCGAACCCACCCTGACGGACGCGGTGCAGTTTCCCTCGCTGATACCGGGAACGGGCGCTGCGATTACCCTGAGCGCAGGAGAATTGGCGGCCTCCCTCTCCTTCCTGAATTCCTACCAGTTGACCGGTGGCGACCTGACCTTGGCGGCCGCCACCAGCATCAACGTCGCACCCACCTTCACCGCGTCGATTGGCTCGACGCTGGCAGGGGCGGGCACCTCCCTGACGAAGTCCGGCAACGGCACACTGGTCCTCACGGGAGCAAACACCTTCATAGGAGCGCTCAACATCACCGCTGGTGTGGTGAATGCTCAAAACAATGCGGCGCTTGGCACCTCCGCGGGAGGCACCTCCGTTACGGCTGGAGCAGCACTGGAACTGCAAAACAACATCACCATTACCGGAGAGGCCCTCGCGCTCAACGGCACGGGCATCGGCAACACAGGCGGCCTGCGAAACATCAGCGGCACGAACTCCTTCACGGGCACCGTCACCCTTGGCAGTGCCGCCAGCATCATATCCGACTCGGGCACTCTCACCCTGAGTGCGGTCTCTACAGCGTTCGCGACCACGATTGGAGGCGGAGGTGATATCAATATCACCGGAACGTTTTCGGGAGCGGGCACCTGGAACAAAGTGGGCACTGGTACCCTGACCATCACCGCTGACCCCAGCATCACCGGGCTTTTGACCATCGATTCAGGTCTGGTCGTGTTGAATCACAGCGGCACCACCGAGTTCGGAATGACCATCAACAGCGGCGGGACCCTGCGCACACTCACCGCCAGCCTCGGCGATACCACGAGCGACATGACCATCAATGCGGGCGGCACCTTCGATTTCCGCTCCGGCAGCGACACCATGGGCGGCCTTTCCGGCACAGGTGCCGGCCTCGTAACCCGCGGGGTCGCCGGCGCGGCCACGCTCACGGTGAATAATGGCAACGAAACCACCTCCTTCTCCGGTGTGATCGAGAATGGCGCGGGCACGATCAACATCACGAAGAACGGGACAGGCGTCCTGACCCTGACTGGGACGAACACTTACACCGGCACCACGACGGTGGGTACCGGCGGCATCGTCATCAACGGCCCCAACGGTGCGATCGCGTCTACCGTCATCAATATCGGTGACAACAACGGTGGCGGCGAGTCCATGGTGTGGGGAGCCGTGGGCGATGTGGTGGCGGGCACGCTCAACCGCATCTCCGACTCTGCAAACGTCACCCTGAATGGCACCACGAGCGGCGGCCTCACGATGAACGGACCGGCAGCGACCTCCGGCGGGAACGAGGAAGTCATCGGCACACTCACGGCGAGCGCTGGCAGGAACACCCTGACGCTGGTGGCAGGTACGGGCAACAGTACCCAGCTTACGGCCACCAACTTCGTCCGTACCAATGCGGGCGTGCTGGTCGTGCGTGGCGCAGACCTTGGCGGGACAGCAGTCGGCTCCACGCGCCTGGTTGTCAGCACCAATCCGAACAACCTTCTCACCGGCGCCGGTGGCGGGGATGGCACGACTTCCAAGAGCATCATCCGCTACATGCTCGGGGACAGCAGCACGACCGGTTCAGGCTCGGGATTTGTCACTTATGATTCCGTGACCGGCGTGCGCCTGCTGACGGCGGGTGAGTATGACTCCACGATTGCTGGAACAAACCAACCCTTGCGGAATGTCTCCACCACCGGAGAAACTGTCACCGCGGATGAGAGCATCAACAGCCTGCGCATCACTGGGGGCGGGACAGTGTCCATTGGCGCTGGCAACTATGTACGTGTGGCCAGCGGCGCCGTGCTGCTGGTGGGCAACGGAGTCTCTGGCGGCACCATTTCCGGCGCGGGCGCACTCGATTTTGGCAGCACGGAGGGCATCATCACCCTTTCGCAGAACACGAGCGCTGTGACTGCGGAGCTGAACGCAACCCTCGCCGGCACCGCGGGCCTCACCCTTTCCCGCTCCAGCGATGTCACCACCAGCATCATCAATGTGGGCGGCGTAAACACGGCGATCGGAACCTTCACCGTGAATCAGGGGACAGTGGTGCTGACCAGTGCTGCCGCGCTGAATGACAAATACCCCATGACCGTGATCCTCCGCACTGGAGCCGCGCTGCAACTGAACGGGAACAACGTAACCATCCGCGATTTGCAGGGCACCAGCGGCTCGGGCACCTATTCAAACGGGGCAGCCGGGGCGGCGACTCTCACCACCTATCTGACAGGGAACCGAAGCCTGCAGACCGTCCTGGCCAATGGCGGCACGGGTGCCCTGAATCTCATCGTGTCCTCTGGAGTGGGACAGACCAACACCCTCACCATTGATGCGGACGCATCTGCCACAGGTACCGCCGAGGTGAGACAGGGAATCCTTCTGCTCACCGGTTCCAACGGGACGCTCAATGACTTTACAGGGTATTCCATCAATGGCGGCACCATCCGCCTCACCAGTACGAGCTCGGCCAACAACACAAACCGTCTCCGGGACGCCACGGGCATCACCTTCAACAGCGGGACTCTGGACTTCGACAACAACGCCACCGCCGCAAACTACGCCGAGACCGTAGGCGCCGTAACGCTCGCTTCCGGGGCCAATGCCATCACCGTGGACAAGGCGGCTTCTGGCCAGACCTCCGTGCTCACGCTCACCTCACTGTCACGAGCGGCGGGCTCGGGCGCCACACTCAACATCTCCAGCCAAACCAACGGCACCGCCATCTTTGACCTCGGCACCACGACTCAGAGCCGTCTGGTGATCAATGGCACCGTGCCCAATGACGACGGCATTCTCGGTGGATGGGCAACCATCGACTCGGCTCTCGGCAGGGAGTTTGTGAAATACGTGGCCTCTGGCACCATCTCGGCGACGGCGCTGGTGGCAGGAGACTACAGCGTGCTGACGTCGGGCTCGAACCCGACGCAGAATGTGAAGGTGAGCGCCACACCGGGAGCCGCACTCGCGAGCAACACGGAAATCAATTCACTGAACATCCAGCAGGCCAGCGCCACCACACTAGATCTGGGTGGCAACACCCTCCGTGTGGAGAGCGGCGGCATCATTGTCTCCGGCGCTTTCAATGCCACGATCAACAACGGCACCCTGACTGCGGGGAACGGAGCCAATACCGCCGGAGAGCTCATCTTCCACACGGTAGGACCTGTGGCCAATCCGGTGGATGTGAATGCGGTCATCGCCGACAACGGCACCGGTGTTGTCACCCTCGTCAAGACGGGGGTAGGCTTGCTGGATCTCTCCGGTGTGACCAACACCTACACCGGCAGGACCTACATCAATGGGGGCACGCTGCGCATCAGCAGTGACGCGAACCTCGGCACGGCTCCGGGCGCAGCGGTGGCGGATTCACTCGTCCTCAGCGGCGGCTCCACACTGGAAGTTATCGCAAACATGACGCTGAATGCCAACCGCGGCATTGCCGTGGGGCCTGGGGCGAACATCATCTCCATGTCCTCCGGCACGGCGGGCAATGGCCGGACGCTCACGTACAATGGAGCCATCAGCAGCACGGGAGGGGGGGAGGGCTCGCTTCACTTCAAGAGCAATGTCGCCACCGGCTCTACAGACGCTGGCAAGCTCACTGCCACGCTGAGTTCGGTGAACCTCACCGGCAGCCTCCGCGTGGATGCTGGCTCGGTGACCGTGACCGGCGCCACCACCAACATCGGACGCAGCCTCCAGGTGGGCATGGATGGCACGGCCACCATGACCTACAACTCCGCCGGCGGCAGCCTCACCGTGGGCAAGGGCATCAATGATACTTTGGATATCGGCGTGAGCAGCAGTGACGTGCTGAACACGGATGGCACGCTGGATCTCACGGCCCTGAACAATTTCACCGCGAGAGTGGATTTGGTCCGGATTGGTCGCGCCAGCACAAACTTCTCCGGACGCGGCACCCTGCGCCTCGCCGTGAACAACGACATCGTGGCAGGCACCAGTTTTATTGTGGGTGACACCGCCAACGCCGGGAACAACGTGAACAACATTCTTGAGTTTGGCCAGGGCATCAACACCATCACCACCCGCACCTTCACCGTGGGCGGAAACAAGAGCCGGGCCACCGCCACCGTGAGGGCCGGTGGCACTGTGAATCTCAAGGGCTTTGCCGAGAACACCCTGGATATGAATGTGGGTGTCTATGGAAACACCGGTACCGCCTCTTTGACCAGCACCTTTGACATGACGGGAGGCACTCTCAACGCCAGTTTGAACAACCTCGTGATCGGGCAGAAGACCGGGGGCGCAGCAGGAGGCACTACGGGCATCTTCACCGTGACAGGAACCGGCAACGACATCACGGCCAACAATATGGTCCTGGGCAACGTAACCGGAAATAATACCTCAGCGACAAGTGCCACCGCAGGCACGCTGAACTTTGGTGGCGGCTCTCTCGTTGTAAACAACGACATTGCGATGGCGACGTATGTGAACAACACCGCTACTCCAAACCAGCCCACCAGCGCTGGCACCTTGAACATCACCGGTGGCGTGGTCACCGTGGGAGGTAATATCACGCGTACCGTGGACGCCGGCTTCGAGACACGCGCCAACTCCTTCATCCACGTGAACGGTGGTACGCTGGACATGCAGGATGAAACCAACGGAGACACCACCAAGGGCAACATCGCCGTGAGCCAGCTCGCCTTCCGCTCCGGCAGCATGGTGGACGTAGGGACGGTCACCCTGGCGGCCACCAGCAGCACCCTCGGCACGGTGCCCGGCGCCGTGGCGGGTGACGCGCTCATCCTGGGCAGCAACCTCACCGCCTCGTTCGACGTGGAGCTCACCGGCGCAACCGGAGGTAATATTCACTACGTGAACACGGGTAGCGGTGCGACCACCTTGGATGGCGATGTCGACCTCGGCACCGTGAACCGCATCATCAACGTAGAGAACACGACCCTTCAGGGCTATGAACTCTTCATCAATGGTGTGATCTCCAATGCGGCGGCCATCACGAAGCAGGGAACCGGCACCCTGGCGCTGAGAGGTGACAACACCTACACCGGTACCACCACTGTATCCGCCGGCACGCTGCAGGTGGGCTATATGGGGACAGGATCCACGGGCACGGGCGCCACGACCGTGAACTCCGGCGCCACCCTCGGCGGCACGGGTACGGTGAAGGGCGCGCTGGTCACGCACAACATCAATGGGAACCTTTCCCCCGGGGACCTTTCTGAGATCACCGGGATGGAAAATGTCTCTACGTTCGGCATCCTGAAATTCGAGGGCAATGTGATCGTGGGCTCGTCCGCCGTGCTGACCTTGCACATGGGGGGTGGCACCACGCCCGGTGTGAACTATGACCAGATCACAGGACTCACCGCCGGAGCCACCTTTGTGCTGGATGGCACCATCAACACCGCGGATGGCAGCGACAACTTCCTGGCCCTTCCCATTTACACCCCGAGCTTTGGCGAAACCTGGCATCTCATCGACTGGACGACCTCACTCGACCTGACGAGCTTCAACGTGGGCACCAACTTTCGCACGGGGGCCGATGCCGCAGGAAACGAAGGAGACCTGGACCTGCCAAATCTCACGCCCTACGGACTCTTCTGGGATGTGTCCAACTTCGCCAACGACGGCACCGTTTCCATTGTCCCCGAGCCCAGCCGCATGCTGTTGCTGCTGGCAGGCGTGATGGGTCTGGTGATGCGCCGCAGGCGGAAAACGGCGGTGATGGCCTGA
- the serS gene encoding serine--tRNA ligase, which translates to MLDIRLIRDNATLVKERLATRDASLSALVDEVLAIDEQRRAAETERQKLQSDRNRISKEIGIAKKKGEDTSAIETEVRGIGSRIDQIGKDADELDVRQRDLLLSIPNLPHDACPVGTSAEDNPEVRVWGAKPAYDFQPKDHVTLGAQHDMLDFEAGAKITGSAFVVYRGPAARLERALISFLLDLHTTEHGYQEVSVPFLVKSDALVGTTQLPKFGDQVYHCEVDDLYLIPTAEVPVTNLHREEILTLAGLPIHYAAYTPCFRREAGSAGLGTRGLIRMHQFDKVELVKITTPETSMEELEKLTGNAEKVLQTLGLHYRVIELCSGDIGFGSAKTYDIEVWAPGQGSYLEVSSCSNFGDYQARRMNLRYKDENGKNRFCHTLNGSGTALARLFVALVETYQQADGSILIPEPLRRYFGSEKIG; encoded by the coding sequence ATGCTCGACATCCGCCTCATTCGCGACAACGCCACCCTCGTCAAGGAACGCCTCGCCACCCGCGACGCGTCCCTCTCCGCGCTGGTGGATGAGGTGCTCGCGATCGATGAACAGCGCCGCGCGGCGGAGACGGAGCGCCAGAAGCTTCAGAGCGACCGCAACCGCATCAGCAAGGAAATCGGCATCGCCAAGAAGAAGGGCGAGGACACCAGCGCCATCGAGACGGAGGTGCGTGGCATCGGCTCGCGCATCGACCAGATTGGCAAGGACGCGGACGAGCTTGATGTGCGTCAGCGCGACCTGCTGCTCTCGATTCCCAACCTTCCCCATGACGCTTGTCCGGTGGGCACCAGCGCCGAGGACAATCCCGAAGTGCGTGTGTGGGGTGCCAAGCCTGCCTACGACTTCCAGCCGAAAGACCACGTCACCCTCGGGGCGCAGCACGACATGCTCGACTTCGAAGCCGGGGCGAAAATCACCGGCAGCGCCTTCGTCGTGTATCGCGGTCCCGCCGCCCGGCTCGAGCGTGCGCTCATCAGCTTTCTGCTGGACCTTCACACCACCGAGCATGGATATCAGGAAGTATCGGTGCCTTTCCTGGTGAAGTCGGACGCCCTCGTGGGCACCACGCAGCTTCCGAAGTTCGGCGACCAGGTGTACCACTGTGAGGTGGATGACCTCTACCTCATCCCCACGGCCGAAGTGCCCGTGACGAACCTGCATCGCGAAGAAATTCTCACGCTCGCCGGTCTGCCCATTCACTACGCCGCCTACACGCCCTGCTTCCGTCGCGAGGCAGGCAGCGCCGGTCTCGGCACTCGTGGTCTGATACGCATGCACCAGTTTGACAAGGTCGAGCTCGTGAAGATCACCACGCCGGAGACCTCGATGGAGGAGCTGGAAAAGCTCACGGGCAACGCAGAGAAGGTCCTCCAGACCCTCGGCCTGCACTACCGCGTCATTGAGCTCTGCTCGGGTGATATCGGCTTCGGCTCGGCCAAGACCTACGACATCGAAGTCTGGGCGCCGGGGCAGGGGAGTTATCTTGAGGTTTCCAGCTGCAGCAATTTCGGCGACTATCAAGCCCGCCGCATGAACCTGCGGTACAAGGATGAAAACGGCAAAAACCGCTTCTGCCACACGCTCAACGGCTCCGGCACCGCGCTCGCGCGGCTCTTCGTTGCGCTCGTCGAGACCTACCAGCAGGCAGACGGCAGCATCCTCATCCCCGAGCCGCTCCGCCGGTACTTCGGCAGCGAAAAAATCGGGTAA
- the tilS gene encoding tRNA lysidine(34) synthetase TilS, whose protein sequence is MPSPPRDTAPTKARSPKRARTSKSADPDVALALRFEERAAAALSELQRAHPELTPGSPALVAVSGGRDSVALLHCLAASSGWQHLIVCHFDHQLRGKESDGDSAFVKRLAKKLGLACEVRREDIAARSKDKKQSLETAARSARDAFFHDLSEKHHTPFVFLAHHAEDNAETILGNLCRGSGLHGITGMPLSATTRKGLTKLRPLLEVRRSELDAYLKARGLTWREDSSNTSRAHRRNRLRHDVLPMLSDANGRDVVELILRTARLASRDDACLQQAATQLVEQERLWAPDGSLLITTEFKKAHPAVQSRVLKHWLSDLRGVSLVGANEVEGALAMLQPDGPAKTNLHGGFHLRRKAKRLWVE, encoded by the coding sequence GTGCCGTCTCCTCCCCGAGACACCGCCCCCACCAAAGCGCGCTCACCCAAAAGAGCGCGGACTTCCAAGTCCGCCGATCCTGACGTTGCTCTCGCCCTTCGTTTCGAAGAGAGAGCCGCGGCTGCTCTCAGCGAACTGCAGCGAGCCCATCCTGAGCTCACCCCTGGTAGCCCCGCCCTCGTCGCCGTCTCAGGCGGCCGTGATTCTGTGGCGTTGTTGCATTGCCTCGCAGCATCATCCGGCTGGCAGCATCTCATCGTCTGCCACTTCGACCACCAGCTTCGCGGCAAGGAGTCGGATGGCGACTCGGCATTCGTGAAGCGACTCGCGAAGAAGCTGGGGCTCGCATGCGAGGTGCGTCGGGAGGACATTGCGGCACGCTCCAAGGATAAGAAGCAAAGTCTCGAGACCGCCGCACGCAGCGCGCGTGATGCCTTCTTCCACGATCTCTCTGAGAAGCACCACACGCCCTTCGTCTTCCTCGCGCATCACGCCGAGGACAACGCGGAGACCATTCTCGGAAATCTCTGCCGGGGCTCCGGCTTGCATGGCATCACCGGCATGCCGCTCTCTGCCACCACGCGAAAAGGGCTCACCAAGCTTCGACCTCTGCTGGAGGTGAGACGCAGCGAACTCGATGCCTATCTCAAAGCGCGCGGGCTCACCTGGCGCGAGGACTCCAGCAACACCTCACGCGCGCATCGCCGCAACCGCCTGCGGCACGACGTGCTGCCGATGCTCTCCGATGCCAATGGTCGCGACGTCGTGGAACTCATCCTGCGCACCGCACGCCTCGCCTCTCGTGACGATGCCTGCCTCCAGCAAGCAGCCACCCAGCTCGTGGAGCAGGAGCGCTTGTGGGCACCCGATGGCAGTCTGCTCATCACTACCGAGTTCAAGAAAGCTCATCCCGCCGTGCAGTCCCGTGTGTTGAAACATTGGCTGAGCGATCTGCGCGGCGTGTCGCTGGTCGGTGCAAACGAGGTTGAGGGAGCTCTGGCCATGCTCCAGCCGGATGGTCCCGCGAAGACCAATCTGCATGGCGGCTTTCATCTGCGCAGGAAGGCAAAGCGGCTCTGGGTGGAGTGA
- a CDS encoding 2-oxoglutarate dehydrogenase E1 component gives MNATLPYRANADLLDEKYLAWKEDPRSVEPAWSSFFEGFELGMAQIRPSGAPAAKGAGAEQAAAGQPLSEKTLAFRTKVTNAILDFRRIGHTAAWLDPLSKTAPEQPLLTPAGLGFTEDELNEEVMTNFHGQGRPMKASVMLEELRRIYCDKIGFEFMHIHNREVRAWLRERIEGRLDAPAPSPEQQAEVLRWALEPETFERFLHKRYVGQKRFSLEGGESLMVALQNIFEKLPAAGAQEIVMGMAHRGRLSVLANFLKKPLKVLFYEFSENYVPNMVAGDGDVKYHLGFETHRRAKTGDEVMIHLAANPSHLEAVDPVVEGKARARQRHLGDTVNRKKVLPILIHGDAAFAGQGIVAEVLNLSQLPGYRTGGTIHIITNNQIGFTTLPADARSSFYCTDVAKTIEAPVIHVNGDSPLDVAFAAQLALDFRQKFSRDVVIDIVCYRRHGHNETDEPSFTSPNMARLIASQPSTATLFRDKLVKDGVITAEQADALQRELEGNLEQGFSDLAEEEKTKGSNPFEGSTAQPQPRYTHDPVNTGVPAEKLRNMGLKLVEPPPDFKLHPTIEKRFLAARKKALETGTGFDWAHAEALAFGSLLSEGTGVRLSGQDCRRGTFSQRHCVLYDNSTRERYIPLQNLAPEQGRFCVYNSLLSEAAVLGFDYGYSLLAPNVLICWEAQFGDFVNGAQVIIDQFIASAESKWQQSSGIVLLLPHGFEGQGPEHSSARLERFLQLCAGCNMQVANVTTPAQYFHLLRRQMNRPFRKPLVIMTPKSLLRHPQAVSKLEDMAEGTTFREVLDDDALTTDPNRVTRLIFCSGKVYYDLINFRKENDIKNAAIIRVEQLYPLHVDMIEQVAARYPRAQKKWIWCQEEPENMGAWTFMHHRLEELTNHVLRYAGRERASSPAAGSKAIHTHEQERLVEDAFSV, from the coding sequence ATGAACGCCACATTGCCGTACCGAGCAAACGCTGACCTGCTCGATGAGAAGTACCTCGCCTGGAAAGAAGATCCCCGCAGTGTAGAGCCCGCCTGGTCGTCGTTCTTTGAAGGTTTTGAGCTCGGCATGGCCCAGATTCGCCCGTCGGGTGCGCCCGCGGCAAAGGGAGCAGGAGCAGAGCAGGCCGCCGCAGGTCAGCCACTTTCGGAAAAGACCCTCGCCTTCCGTACCAAGGTCACCAACGCCATCCTTGATTTCCGCCGCATCGGCCACACTGCCGCCTGGCTGGACCCGCTGAGCAAGACCGCGCCGGAGCAGCCGCTGCTTACGCCTGCCGGACTGGGATTCACTGAGGATGAGCTGAATGAGGAAGTCATGACGAACTTCCACGGCCAGGGCCGCCCCATGAAGGCGAGCGTGATGCTGGAGGAACTCCGCCGCATCTACTGCGACAAGATTGGCTTCGAGTTCATGCACATTCACAACCGTGAAGTGCGTGCCTGGCTGCGTGAACGCATTGAGGGCCGTCTCGATGCCCCCGCTCCCTCCCCCGAGCAGCAGGCGGAAGTCCTCCGCTGGGCGCTGGAGCCGGAAACCTTCGAGCGCTTCCTGCACAAGCGCTACGTGGGCCAGAAGCGCTTCTCCCTGGAGGGCGGCGAGTCCCTCATGGTGGCGCTGCAGAACATCTTTGAAAAGCTACCCGCCGCTGGCGCCCAGGAAATCGTGATGGGCATGGCCCACCGTGGCCGCCTCAGCGTGCTGGCCAACTTCCTGAAGAAGCCGCTCAAGGTCCTCTTCTACGAGTTCTCCGAAAACTACGTGCCCAACATGGTGGCCGGTGACGGGGACGTGAAGTACCACCTCGGCTTTGAAACCCACCGCCGCGCAAAGACCGGCGATGAGGTGATGATCCATCTCGCCGCCAACCCGAGCCACCTCGAAGCCGTCGACCCGGTCGTGGAAGGCAAGGCCCGCGCCCGCCAGCGTCACCTCGGTGACACGGTGAACCGCAAGAAGGTGCTGCCCATCCTCATCCACGGGGACGCCGCGTTCGCTGGTCAGGGCATCGTGGCGGAGGTGCTGAATCTCTCCCAGCTTCCCGGCTACCGTACCGGTGGCACCATTCACATCATCACGAACAACCAGATCGGCTTCACCACGCTGCCGGCGGATGCCCGTTCCTCCTTCTACTGCACGGACGTGGCGAAGACCATCGAGGCGCCGGTGATTCACGTGAATGGCGACTCGCCGCTGGATGTGGCTTTCGCCGCCCAGCTCGCGCTCGACTTCCGTCAGAAGTTCTCCCGCGACGTCGTCATCGACATCGTGTGTTACCGCCGTCACGGTCACAATGAGACGGACGAGCCCAGCTTCACCTCGCCGAACATGGCTCGCCTCATCGCCAGCCAGCCCAGCACCGCCACGCTCTTCCGTGACAAGCTGGTGAAGGACGGCGTGATCACCGCTGAGCAGGCAGACGCACTTCAGAGGGAGCTCGAAGGAAATCTCGAACAGGGCTTCTCGGACCTCGCTGAGGAAGAAAAGACCAAGGGCAGCAATCCTTTCGAAGGCAGCACCGCCCAGCCGCAGCCGCGCTACACGCATGATCCGGTGAATACCGGCGTGCCTGCGGAGAAGCTGCGCAACATGGGCCTGAAGCTGGTGGAACCCCCGCCGGATTTCAAGCTGCACCCCACCATCGAGAAACGCTTCCTCGCTGCGCGCAAGAAGGCGCTCGAGACCGGCACCGGCTTCGACTGGGCCCATGCCGAGGCTCTCGCATTCGGCTCCCTCCTTTCCGAAGGCACGGGCGTCCGCCTCAGTGGTCAGGACTGCCGCCGTGGCACCTTCTCCCAGCGTCACTGCGTGCTGTATGACAACAGCACCCGCGAGCGCTACATCCCGCTGCAGAACCTCGCTCCGGAACAGGGCCGCTTCTGCGTGTACAACTCTCTCTTGAGCGAGGCTGCCGTGCTCGGCTTCGACTACGGTTACTCCTTGCTCGCTCCAAACGTGCTCATCTGCTGGGAAGCCCAGTTCGGTGACTTCGTGAACGGCGCCCAGGTCATCATTGACCAGTTCATCGCCAGTGCCGAGAGCAAGTGGCAGCAGTCCAGCGGCATCGTGCTGCTCCTGCCGCACGGCTTCGAAGGCCAGGGTCCGGAGCACAGCAGCGCGCGTCTTGAGCGCTTCCTGCAGCTCTGCGCCGGTTGCAACATGCAGGTGGCGAATGTCACCACGCCCGCGCAGTACTTCCACCTGCTGCGCCGCCAGATGAACCGCCCCTTCCGCAAGCCGCTGGTCATCATGACTCCGAAGAGCTTGCTGCGCCATCCGCAGGCCGTGAGCAAGCTGGAGGACATGGCCGAGGGCACCACCTTCCGCGAAGTGCTGGACGACGACGCGCTCACCACGGATCCGAACCGCGTGACCCGCCTCATCTTCTGCTCCGGCAAGGTGTACTACGACCTCATCAACTTCCGTAAGGAGAATGATATCAAGAACGCCGCGATCATCCGTGTGGAGCAGCTCTACCCGCTGCACGTGGACATGATTGAGCAGGTCGCTGCCCGCTATCCGCGTGCGCAGAAGAAGTGGATCTGGTGCCAGGAAGAGCCGGAGAACATGGGCGCTTGGACGTTCATGCATCACCGCCTCGAGGAGCTGACCAATCACGTGCTGCGCTACGCCGGCCGTGAGCGTGCCTCCAGCCCAGCTGCTGGCAGCAAGGCTATTCATACGCACGAGCAGGAGCGCTTGGTGGAAGACGCGTTCAGCGTGTAA